The following coding sequences lie in one Methylotuvimicrobium alcaliphilum 20Z genomic window:
- a CDS encoding DegT/DnrJ/EryC1/StrS family aminotransferase: MKSFIPVYQPDLSGNEKAYVNECIDTTWISSKGRFVTEFEQQFAKSTDVSFAVSVSNGTVALHLALLALGVGPGDEVIVPSFTYVASINAIHYVGAMPVFVDIEAESWQMDCKQVERCITTKTKAIMAVHLYGHPCDMVILQQLARQHKLYLLEDCAEAFGTKLYGMHVGNFSDVATYSFFGNKTITTGEGGMVVTQNVELDSEVRHLKGQGLKAGREYWHDIVGYNYRMTNICAAIGLAQLERAEGFLKCKQNIAQYYLRQLADLPLTMQVIQQGAWHSWWMFSILTDTTVQRDALRKHLLDAGIETRPLFNPVHLMPMYNQEQILPISENIASRGVNLPSWPGLTIEQLQRIVAEVRVFFKREYSKL; the protein is encoded by the coding sequence GTGAAGTCTTTTATCCCCGTATACCAGCCTGACCTGTCAGGAAATGAAAAGGCATATGTCAACGAATGCATCGATACTACATGGATTTCGTCTAAGGGGCGCTTTGTTACGGAATTCGAGCAGCAGTTTGCAAAATCGACTGATGTATCATTCGCTGTTTCGGTATCAAATGGCACGGTAGCATTACACTTAGCCTTGTTAGCGTTGGGAGTTGGACCAGGCGATGAGGTTATTGTGCCCTCGTTTACCTATGTCGCCTCAATTAATGCCATTCATTATGTCGGTGCTATGCCTGTATTTGTGGACATTGAAGCAGAAAGCTGGCAAATGGACTGTAAGCAGGTCGAGCGTTGCATAACAACAAAAACAAAAGCAATAATGGCTGTACATCTATATGGACATCCTTGTGATATGGTGATTCTGCAGCAGTTAGCGCGGCAACATAAATTATATCTGCTTGAAGACTGTGCCGAAGCCTTTGGCACCAAATTATATGGAATGCATGTCGGAAATTTCTCTGATGTGGCAACCTACAGCTTTTTTGGCAACAAAACTATTACCACAGGTGAGGGTGGTATGGTAGTGACACAGAATGTAGAGCTAGATAGCGAAGTTCGACATTTAAAGGGGCAAGGGCTGAAGGCTGGGCGAGAATACTGGCATGATATTGTTGGCTATAACTATCGCATGACAAATATTTGTGCAGCAATTGGGCTAGCCCAATTGGAGAGAGCTGAAGGTTTTCTTAAATGCAAACAGAATATTGCGCAATATTATTTGCGGCAGTTGGCCGATTTACCGTTAACTATGCAAGTTATACAGCAGGGCGCCTGGCACAGTTGGTGGATGTTCTCAATATTAACGGATACTACCGTGCAGCGTGATGCGTTAAGGAAGCATTTACTGGATGCGGGGATTGAAACCCGTCCGTTGTTTAATCCAGTACATTTGATGCCTATGTATAACCAGGAGCAAATATTGCCGATATCGGAAAATATTGCTAGTCGTGGGGTGAATCTGCCTAGTTGGCCGGGCTTGACTATTGAGCAGTTACAGCGAATTGTTGCGGAGGTAAGAGTCTTTTTTAAGCGTGAATATAGTAAGTTATGA
- a CDS encoding acetyltransferase has translation MTHEAETLYIFGAGSFTRCVMHLVSQVARARHLDYWIVDRQIAQNNFIQDRLISESTFYGSAKKPFYFNIPIADVEIREKIALNCLALGGMPLSLIDDDYISYSDVIVRDGAIICARTMITTAVSIGRFFHGNIYSYIEHDCTIGDFVTFSPRVSCNGYVNIANKVFIGAGAIIRNGSADKPLLIGEAAVIGMGAVVTKDVPAFATVLGNPARIV, from the coding sequence ATGACTCATGAAGCCGAAACATTATATATTTTTGGTGCGGGGAGCTTTACTCGTTGCGTGATGCATCTGGTCTCGCAAGTAGCGAGAGCCCGGCATTTGGATTACTGGATTGTTGATAGGCAGATAGCGCAGAATAATTTCATTCAAGATCGATTAATCTCTGAGTCCACTTTTTATGGAAGCGCTAAAAAACCATTTTATTTTAATATTCCTATTGCCGATGTGGAAATCAGAGAAAAAATTGCTCTGAATTGTTTAGCGTTGGGCGGCATGCCGTTAAGCTTGATTGATGATGACTATATCAGTTACAGCGATGTTATTGTTAGAGACGGCGCTATAATCTGCGCAAGAACAATGATAACCACAGCTGTTTCAATAGGGCGTTTCTTCCACGGTAATATTTATTCATACATAGAGCATGATTGCACAATAGGTGATTTTGTGACTTTTTCGCCTAGGGTTAGTTGTAATGGTTATGTGAATATTGCCAATAAAGTATTTATCGGTGCGGGCGCGATTATCCGTAATGGTAGTGCTGATAAACCACTGCTGATAGGTGAAGCGGCGGTAATTGGTATGGGTGCGGTAGTTACGAAAGATGTGCCAGCTTTTGCTACCGTTCTGGGGAATCCTGCCAGAATAGTGTGA
- a CDS encoding glycosyltransferase, with product MIKVALMPQFFGWAGGLEFLRNISIGLHSVADKYDLRLVIALNHDFLNSPLYEIFTDYFQQITFSRDIIYYDAVTTDLAVRLQENSVSVVVAVNGDLGATFPVPWISYIPDFQHKYFHHLFTEHECFSRETAFAARLRDCKAMLVNAQAVKQDLQIFYPWINSKRIFVLPFLPILQPSWLDIEPTNAQRKYQLPKRYFIVCNQFWVHKDHSTAFRALAALKDTNVHLLCTGTLEDYRNSLYQQELKTLLDELKITERVHFLGHIPKLDQISLLKGAQALVQPTLFEGGAGGGATYDAVAVGVPVLLSDIAVNKEISIPHVQFFVAGDARHLAVLMEQLLRCPCSRLARSELLQQMHENQQRLGGALYKSIKYTLDVYAQLNEG from the coding sequence GTGATTAAGGTTGCATTGATGCCTCAGTTTTTTGGCTGGGCAGGTGGGCTGGAGTTTCTTAGAAATATCAGTATAGGCCTTCATTCGGTGGCTGACAAGTATGATTTAAGACTGGTTATAGCGTTAAATCATGATTTTCTAAATTCGCCATTATATGAAATATTTACTGATTACTTTCAGCAGATAACGTTTTCGAGGGATATCATCTATTATGATGCTGTAACCACAGATTTGGCGGTACGATTGCAAGAGAATAGTGTTAGTGTTGTTGTGGCAGTGAATGGTGATTTGGGCGCGACGTTTCCCGTGCCATGGATATCTTATATTCCGGATTTTCAACACAAATATTTTCACCACTTATTTACCGAGCACGAATGTTTCTCGCGTGAGACTGCGTTTGCCGCAAGGCTGAGAGATTGTAAAGCTATGTTAGTCAATGCGCAGGCAGTAAAACAGGATCTACAGATTTTTTACCCGTGGATAAATTCAAAACGCATTTTTGTGCTGCCATTTCTGCCTATTTTACAACCGAGCTGGCTTGATATTGAGCCAACAAACGCGCAGCGGAAATACCAACTGCCAAAGCGTTACTTTATTGTTTGTAATCAGTTCTGGGTGCATAAGGATCATTCTACAGCATTCAGAGCTTTAGCGGCTTTAAAGGATACTAATGTTCATCTCTTGTGTACCGGTACCTTGGAGGATTACCGTAATTCGCTTTATCAGCAGGAGCTTAAAACTTTATTGGACGAGTTAAAGATTACTGAGCGGGTACACTTTTTAGGTCATATTCCTAAGCTTGATCAAATTAGTCTACTAAAAGGTGCGCAGGCCCTTGTCCAGCCGACTTTATTTGAAGGGGGAGCTGGTGGAGGGGCTACCTATGATGCTGTTGCTGTTGGTGTTCCGGTATTGCTATCGGATATCGCAGTAAATAAGGAGATATCTATTCCCCATGTGCAGTTCTTTGTCGCTGGTGATGCTAGGCATTTAGCCGTGTTGATGGAGCAGTTATTGCGATGCCCATGTTCTCGGCTTGCTAGATCCGAGTTGTTACAACAAATGCATGAAAATCAGCAAAGATTGGGGGGCGCTCTATATAAATCAATTAAGTATACGCTTGATGTTTATGCCCAGTTAAATGAAGGCTAA
- a CDS encoding HAD family hydrolase — translation MIYIFDLDDTLYDERQFVESGMHAVAKMAKSQWQLNAAESYNTLIQLLDNQGRGRIFNDWLAQHRLATQTNIKKCISCYRLHKPNISMPQEHHQLLQQLPKPLYLVTDGNKIVQQNKVEALGIAHYFKRIFITHRFGIKHAKPSTYCFELIRKAEKCEWQDMVYVGDNPNKDFVNLNKLGMITIRIMAGCHKDAKVPTSADAKWRILSLTNLAELAFI, via the coding sequence GTGATCTATATATTTGATTTAGACGACACACTTTACGACGAGCGCCAGTTTGTGGAAAGCGGCATGCATGCCGTAGCCAAGATGGCAAAGAGCCAGTGGCAACTGAATGCTGCCGAAAGCTACAATACACTTATCCAATTATTGGACAACCAAGGCCGGGGACGAATTTTTAACGACTGGCTTGCACAACACCGACTAGCCACTCAGACAAATATCAAAAAATGCATCAGCTGCTACCGGCTGCATAAACCAAACATCAGCATGCCGCAAGAACATCATCAGTTATTACAGCAGCTCCCTAAGCCGCTATATTTAGTTACCGACGGCAATAAAATTGTGCAGCAAAATAAAGTTGAGGCGCTTGGCATCGCCCATTACTTTAAAAGGATATTTATTACCCATCGCTTCGGTATTAAGCATGCGAAGCCTTCGACTTATTGTTTCGAGTTAATTAGAAAAGCTGAGAAATGCGAATGGCAGGATATGGTATATGTAGGGGATAATCCGAATAAAGACTTTGTTAATTTGAACAAGCTAGGGATGATCACAATAAGGATAATGGCAGGCTGTCATAAAGATGCAAAAGTTCCTACTTCAGCCGATGCAAAATGGCGCATACTATCACTAACAAACCTCGCAGAATTAGCCTTCATTTAA
- a CDS encoding ATP-grasp domain-containing protein codes for MISSASAKIPLLSAAKSALLKLDPNGSILAADRDSNVVSKFLADEFWQMPSTSDDNVEKIINGCLDRNIDFVLPSRDAELLFWARHKNAFHQKNIHILVAPIAGIELCLDKLAFARFGKEKALPIIATSENISDIYADYFVVKERYGAGSKAIGLGLDKSSALKHAATLQSPIFQPLIRGKEVSIDAWLDKNAKLKGHIYRYREKVQHGESQISTTAILSQYDALIRQLLEGMQLTGPVVLQAMIDTDNKLWVIECNGRFGGASTLGIKAGLDSLYWSLTETLGRNISAIPFNPLARPLTQIRYAQDIYL; via the coding sequence ATGATCAGCAGCGCTAGTGCCAAGATTCCTTTGCTTAGCGCCGCAAAGTCCGCACTGTTGAAACTCGATCCAAACGGGTCAATCCTGGCCGCAGATAGGGACTCTAACGTAGTTAGTAAATTTCTAGCCGATGAATTTTGGCAAATGCCAAGCACGTCGGATGACAACGTTGAGAAAATTATCAACGGTTGCTTGGATCGCAATATTGACTTTGTGTTACCAAGCCGCGATGCGGAATTGCTTTTTTGGGCAAGACATAAAAATGCATTTCACCAGAAAAATATTCACATTCTGGTAGCCCCAATTGCCGGCATTGAACTGTGTTTGGATAAATTAGCCTTTGCTCGTTTTGGAAAAGAAAAAGCTTTACCGATTATCGCTACCAGTGAAAATATTAGCGACATTTACGCCGATTACTTCGTTGTTAAAGAACGTTATGGTGCGGGTAGTAAAGCCATAGGGCTTGGTCTCGACAAATCATCAGCTCTCAAGCACGCCGCAACACTTCAGTCACCAATCTTTCAACCTCTGATTAGAGGAAAAGAAGTCAGTATTGATGCATGGCTGGATAAAAACGCCAAACTCAAAGGGCACATATACCGCTACCGTGAAAAAGTGCAACACGGCGAATCGCAAATCAGCACTACGGCAATTCTTTCTCAATATGACGCCTTGATAAGGCAATTGCTAGAAGGAATGCAACTGACCGGCCCGGTAGTGCTACAGGCGATGATCGATACCGATAATAAACTTTGGGTCATTGAATGCAACGGCCGCTTCGGTGGAGCCTCCACACTAGGAATCAAAGCGGGTCTGGACAGCCTATACTGGAGCCTAACGGAAACATTAGGGAGGAACATCAGCGCTATCCCGTTCAATCCGCTAGCTCGGCCGTTAACGCAGATACGTTATGCCCAGGATATTTATTTGTGA
- a CDS encoding LicD family protein: MTTTNNQFVLFGAGKAGEFFIQNNPALNIIAIADNDVERHGASLLGIPIISPKELPKLDFQSIIITSQWVDSIKQQLIAEIEIDENKIQIPSKNEVKAALPFQHSPTLNLAHQLMRSLNDYLQQNDIQACLDSGTLLGVMRDNALISWDDDIDFAVDCKNFASVTNLMTDFAPFAPLQDQVEWKIVMINVSGEDCCINIEFSPKTGITLIPFDLSIQMRRLSEGNSELVSSAGLFFAPAIHFEQFAKTSFLGQHFYIPNHADEFLTFMYGNWREPKQNTRITEYHNRRVEIADRAPAIVRKRILATTN; encoded by the coding sequence ATGACAACAACGAATAATCAATTTGTGTTGTTTGGCGCCGGCAAGGCGGGCGAGTTTTTTATCCAAAACAATCCCGCGCTAAACATCATTGCCATTGCAGACAACGACGTAGAACGCCATGGCGCATCTTTACTTGGAATTCCAATCATTTCACCGAAAGAACTACCAAAACTGGACTTTCAATCGATCATCATTACCAGCCAATGGGTCGACAGCATTAAACAACAATTAATTGCGGAAATCGAAATAGACGAAAATAAAATCCAAATCCCCAGTAAAAACGAGGTCAAGGCGGCACTCCCTTTTCAACACTCCCCGACTCTGAACCTCGCTCATCAATTAATGCGTTCGTTAAACGACTATCTACAACAGAACGACATTCAAGCCTGTCTCGACTCGGGAACGCTCTTAGGCGTAATGCGGGACAATGCGCTGATCAGCTGGGATGACGACATCGACTTTGCCGTCGATTGCAAGAATTTTGCTTCGGTCACAAATTTAATGACAGATTTTGCCCCGTTCGCGCCATTACAAGACCAAGTGGAATGGAAAATCGTAATGATCAATGTATCGGGCGAAGATTGCTGTATTAACATCGAATTTAGTCCGAAAACAGGTATAACACTGATACCGTTTGACCTTAGCATTCAAATGCGCAGGCTATCAGAAGGAAACTCAGAATTGGTGTCGTCCGCAGGTTTGTTTTTTGCGCCCGCCATTCATTTTGAGCAATTCGCCAAAACTAGCTTCCTCGGACAACATTTTTACATCCCAAATCATGCCGACGAGTTTTTGACTTTTATGTATGGCAACTGGCGCGAACCTAAACAAAACACCCGCATAACCGAATATCACAATCGTCGTGTAGAAATCGCCGACAGAGCGCCAGCCATCGTCCGCAAGCGCATTTTGGCCACGACAAACTAA
- the pseI gene encoding pseudaminic acid synthase, whose product MKSLIESESQIKSLENRFNPAMQETAIADRLIGPNRPPFIIAELSGNHNQSLDTALAMIEAAAKAGVDAIKLQTYTADTMTLDLHTGEFFIDDKDSLWHGKSLYELYQRAMTPWEWHQPLFEHAKKLGLVAFSTPFDESAVEFLESLDVPCYKIASFENIDHALLKKVASTGKPVIMSTGMASLPELAEAIGILRNNGCNNLILLKCTSNYPAQPIDANLRTIPHLADLFDCQVGLSDHTLGVGVPVAAVALGATIIEKHFVLDRSKGGIDAAFSLEPKEFEILVNETQRAWNALGKVHYGCTPKELGSRIHRRSLYVAKDMHEGDVFTPENLRSIRPGLGLAPKYLSHFLGRKIKRACDKGTPLTWDLI is encoded by the coding sequence ATGAAAAGCTTGATAGAATCTGAAAGCCAAATTAAATCCTTAGAGAACCGGTTTAATCCCGCCATGCAAGAAACAGCTATTGCCGACCGCCTTATCGGCCCCAATCGCCCCCCTTTTATCATCGCCGAACTATCAGGCAACCATAATCAATCACTTGACACGGCATTAGCGATGATTGAGGCTGCAGCGAAAGCCGGCGTAGACGCGATAAAACTACAAACCTATACCGCCGACACGATGACATTGGATTTGCATACCGGCGAATTCTTTATCGATGATAAAGACAGCTTATGGCACGGCAAATCGTTATACGAACTATACCAACGAGCGATGACGCCTTGGGAATGGCATCAACCGCTATTCGAGCATGCGAAAAAACTGGGCCTCGTCGCTTTTAGCACACCATTCGACGAATCGGCAGTAGAGTTTTTGGAATCGCTGGATGTTCCTTGCTATAAAATCGCCTCATTTGAAAATATAGACCATGCCTTATTAAAAAAAGTCGCTTCGACCGGAAAGCCCGTCATCATGTCCACCGGCATGGCAAGCCTGCCGGAACTCGCCGAAGCCATCGGAATATTGAGAAATAATGGATGTAATAACCTCATCCTGCTCAAATGCACCAGTAACTATCCCGCCCAACCTATTGATGCGAATTTACGCACCATCCCGCATTTGGCCGACTTATTCGACTGCCAAGTTGGGCTTTCCGATCATACGCTGGGCGTTGGAGTACCCGTCGCGGCCGTTGCACTAGGCGCCACAATAATTGAAAAACATTTCGTATTGGATAGATCCAAAGGTGGTATCGACGCCGCATTTTCGCTCGAACCCAAAGAATTTGAAATACTGGTGAACGAAACACAACGTGCTTGGAACGCGCTAGGCAAGGTACATTACGGCTGCACTCCAAAAGAACTCGGCTCACGGATACACCGAAGATCATTGTATGTCGCGAAAGATATGCACGAAGGAGATGTATTTACGCCGGAGAACTTAAGATCGATTAGACCGGGCTTGGGATTAGCCCCCAAATACCTTTCTCACTTCCTGGGTCGAAAAATAAAGCGAGCATGCGATAAAGGAACACCACTAACCTGGGACTTGATATGA
- a CDS encoding flagellin N-terminal helical domain-containing protein produces MSMVINTNVASINSQRQLNATNNVLKTSMERLSSGLRVNSAKDDAAGLAIGNAMNSQIRGMTVAVRNANDGISMAQTAEAGMGVITDTLQRMRDLAVQAANDGAVTGNDREKLNAEYQQLSAELVRIVENTEFNGKKILDGDLSGGVNFQVGANTAANNQISVTVAGLKGAALASVTGTGGGAAITGTTASNALAAITAIDNAIKTIDTSRAELGAIQNRFTTTIANLQSSIENQSAARSRIMDADFAAETAALSRNQILQQAGVAMLAQANQAPQTVLSLLR; encoded by the coding sequence ATGTCAATGGTAATCAATACAAACGTTGCATCAATTAATAGCCAACGCCAATTGAATGCAACAAACAATGTCTTGAAGACATCGATGGAGCGTTTGTCTTCGGGTTTACGGGTAAACTCGGCAAAAGATGACGCGGCAGGCCTTGCAATCGGTAATGCGATGAACTCTCAAATTAGAGGCATGACGGTTGCAGTTAGAAACGCCAATGACGGTATTTCTATGGCGCAAACCGCGGAAGCTGGAATGGGGGTTATAACAGACACATTGCAACGGATGCGCGATCTTGCGGTACAAGCAGCCAATGACGGCGCGGTGACGGGAAACGATAGAGAAAAACTGAATGCCGAATATCAACAACTGAGCGCCGAATTAGTTCGTATCGTTGAAAATACCGAGTTTAACGGTAAAAAAATTCTTGACGGAGATTTGTCGGGAGGTGTCAACTTCCAAGTTGGCGCAAATACTGCCGCTAATAATCAAATATCGGTTACGGTGGCGGGCTTGAAGGGGGCTGCATTGGCAAGCGTTACCGGAACTGGTGGAGGGGCTGCAATTACGGGAACCACTGCATCAAATGCTTTGGCCGCAATTACTGCGATAGACAATGCCATTAAAACGATCGACACTTCTCGTGCCGAGCTTGGCGCTATCCAAAACCGTTTTACCACTACAATTGCCAACCTCCAATCGTCGATTGAAAACCAATCGGCTGCGCGGTCTAGAATCATGGATGCCGATTTTGCCGCAGAAACTGCCGCCTTGAGTCGAAATCAAATTTTACAACAAGCGGGTGTGGCAATGCTGGCGCAAGCCAACCAAGCCCCTCAAACGGTGCTCAGCCTGTTGAGATAA
- a CDS encoding flagellar protein FlaG, with the protein MSNDISNVTRLSFTSSQKIDSTVSRIKDFKDNTVEQAQGNAASVSAAGPEKDHKAGDKKSENLISFEDAKILAEEGNKVLAEAQRNLQFKVDDETSRVVVSVVDRKSGEVLRQIPSDEILALAKRLKDLDGKQGHGVFFMERA; encoded by the coding sequence ATGAGTAATGATATTTCAAATGTCACCAGACTAAGCTTCACATCTTCCCAGAAAATAGACAGCACCGTTTCTAGGATCAAGGATTTCAAAGATAATACTGTCGAGCAAGCCCAAGGCAATGCGGCTAGTGTTTCGGCGGCAGGGCCTGAGAAGGATCATAAAGCAGGCGATAAAAAATCGGAAAATTTGATTTCTTTTGAAGACGCGAAAATATTGGCTGAAGAGGGTAATAAGGTTTTGGCCGAGGCGCAACGTAATTTGCAGTTTAAAGTAGATGACGAAACCAGTCGAGTTGTGGTGAGTGTGGTCGATCGTAAAAGTGGCGAAGTTTTGAGGCAAATTCCGAGTGATGAGATTTTGGCTTTAGCCAAGCGCTTGAAGGATTTGGATGGCAAGCAAGGGCATGGAGTGTTTTTTATGGAGCGTGCGTAA
- the fliD gene encoding flagellar filament capping protein FliD gives MAITSALGLGSGIDINGLVSQLVRAEGQPALNAINRQETSVKSRLSALGTLKSALSGFQAAANKLKDGGLFSKHQAATANDNIATAQASSLAVAGSYSLKVTQLATSHKLITGGVGYSGYDAEIGVGELTLSVGGAAFSVNIDDTNNTLGGIRDTINRAQDNTGVTASIISVDEGYKLVLTAKDTGSANAISMSSTDSGLADLADNMQQQRPALDAIIEVDGQVATRGQNSISDVIQGVTLDLKTADPDTVFDLDVSVDSKAITEAANDFVKAYNSLMSSVKNLGKFDAETQAAGALIGDSTLRMVQSQIRSEISRPVDSANGDLNSLALIGITIDRNGVMSLDNSKFSEILDGNLGAISDVFSSDQGIANRLSERLDQYLKTGGVLDSRTKSLSQQLKGFETRRENVQVRLDNLESALLKQFIAMDTAVGQFQATGSFVAQQLALLNS, from the coding sequence ATGGCCATTACATCGGCATTGGGTCTAGGTAGCGGTATCGATATCAACGGTTTGGTCAGTCAATTGGTTAGGGCCGAAGGTCAGCCGGCTTTGAATGCGATCAACCGCCAAGAAACTTCGGTGAAATCTAGGTTAAGCGCTCTTGGCACTTTGAAGAGCGCTTTGTCTGGTTTTCAAGCCGCGGCGAATAAGTTAAAAGACGGTGGCTTGTTTAGTAAGCATCAAGCAGCGACGGCTAATGACAATATCGCTACGGCTCAAGCAAGCAGCCTAGCGGTTGCCGGAAGTTATTCGTTGAAGGTGACGCAGCTTGCGACCTCGCATAAATTGATCACGGGAGGGGTGGGCTATTCCGGGTATGATGCCGAGATTGGCGTTGGCGAGTTGACTCTTTCCGTTGGTGGTGCTGCGTTTTCGGTGAATATTGATGACACCAATAATACCCTTGGCGGGATTCGTGACACGATCAATAGAGCGCAAGACAATACTGGAGTGACGGCGAGTATCATCAGCGTCGATGAGGGTTATAAACTAGTCTTGACCGCTAAGGACACCGGTAGCGCTAATGCTATTTCAATGTCGTCGACAGATTCAGGTTTAGCTGATTTGGCTGATAACATGCAACAACAAAGACCGGCGCTCGATGCGATAATCGAGGTGGACGGGCAAGTCGCGACGCGAGGCCAAAACTCGATATCGGATGTCATTCAAGGCGTGACATTGGATTTAAAGACCGCCGATCCCGATACCGTCTTTGACTTGGATGTTTCCGTCGATTCGAAGGCCATTACCGAAGCCGCCAATGACTTTGTCAAGGCTTACAATAGTTTGATGAGTTCGGTAAAAAATTTGGGGAAATTCGATGCTGAAACTCAAGCGGCTGGCGCGCTGATTGGAGATTCGACGCTCAGAATGGTTCAAAGTCAAATCAGAAGCGAAATTTCCCGTCCGGTCGATTCGGCGAATGGCGATCTTAATTCTTTGGCATTGATAGGAATAACGATCGACCGTAATGGAGTCATGTCGCTGGATAATTCAAAATTTAGCGAGATATTGGACGGTAATCTTGGCGCGATCAGTGATGTATTTTCATCCGATCAGGGTATTGCGAATCGTTTGAGCGAGCGGTTAGACCAATATTTGAAAACAGGCGGCGTATTGGATTCTAGAACGAAGTCTTTGAGTCAACAGTTGAAAGGATTCGAGACACGCCGCGAAAATGTGCAGGTTCGCTTGGATAACTTGGAAAGCGCTTTGTTGAAGCAATTTATTGCGATGGATACCGCGGTTGGACAGTTTCAAGCTACCGGTTCCTTTGTCGCTCAACAATTGGCGCTATTGAATAGTTAA
- the fliS gene encoding flagellar export chaperone FliS yields MYRNNVNKYAAVQNEAALEDASPHKLIQMLMSGFLMRVNAAKGAIDRGDFEGKSEQISKAIAIVGGLTDGLNAEEGGEIAENLSNLYSYINNRLFQASSENDIAILDEVAGLMRELKEAWDAIPERYL; encoded by the coding sequence ATGTATAGGAACAATGTAAATAAATATGCCGCGGTGCAAAATGAAGCGGCTTTAGAGGATGCTTCACCTCATAAACTGATTCAGATGTTAATGAGCGGTTTTTTAATGCGCGTTAATGCCGCGAAAGGTGCGATCGATCGAGGCGATTTCGAAGGTAAAAGCGAGCAAATTTCGAAAGCCATTGCAATAGTCGGCGGGTTGACTGATGGGCTGAATGCCGAAGAAGGCGGTGAAATAGCAGAAAATCTGAGCAATCTTTATAGCTATATTAATAATCGCTTATTTCAAGCGAGCTCCGAAAACGATATCGCTATTTTGGACGAGGTTGCCGGTTTAATGCGGGAGCTTAAAGAAGCTTGGGACGCGATTCCGGAAAGATATCTGTAA
- a CDS encoding flagellar protein FliT, with translation MDSVNDLIKELTAFSDLIGQAIDDEKWEYLNDLLARRQDCLERLFSRSDGGEDKNELSSLLRKVQREDEHYMAKVQARKLALQKEAGALNQGRKSIKAYQVISDDFARE, from the coding sequence ATGGATTCGGTTAATGATTTGATCAAAGAATTGACGGCTTTTTCGGATTTGATCGGTCAGGCAATCGATGATGAAAAATGGGAGTATCTCAACGATTTGCTAGCGCGGCGTCAAGATTGTTTAGAGCGGCTGTTTAGCCGCTCGGACGGCGGGGAAGATAAGAATGAATTGAGCTCATTGTTACGAAAGGTTCAGCGGGAAGATGAGCACTATATGGCGAAAGTTCAAGCTCGGAAATTGGCGTTGCAAAAAGAAGCCGGAGCGCTCAATCAGGGGAGAAAGAGCATTAAGGCTTATCAGGTTATTAGTGATGATTTCGCTAGGGAATGA